A region of Ochotona princeps isolate mOchPri1 chromosome 2, mOchPri1.hap1, whole genome shotgun sequence DNA encodes the following proteins:
- the JUN gene encoding transcription factor Jun, whose translation MTAKMETTFYDDALNASFLQTESGAYGYSNPKILKQSMTLNLADPVGSLKPHLRAKNSDLLTSPDVGLLKLASPELERLIIQSSNGHITTTPTPTQFLCPKNVTDEQEGFAEGFVRALAELHSQNTLPSVTSAAQPVSGAGMVAPAVASVAGGSGSGGFSASLHSEPPVYANLSNFNPSTLSSGGTAPSYGAAGLAFPAQPQQQQPPPPPQPQPHHLPQQIPVQHPRLQALKEEPQTVPEMPGETPPLSPIDMESQERIKAERKRMRNRIAASKCRKRKLERIARLEEKVKTLKAQNSELASTANMLREQVAQLKQKVMNHVNSGCQLMLTQQLQTF comes from the coding sequence ATGACTGCAAAGATGGAAACCACCTTCTACGACGATGCCCTCAACGCCTCGTTCCTCCAGACCGAGAGCGGCGCCTACGGCTACAGCAACCCCAAGATCCTGAAACAGAGCATGACCCTGAATCTGGCCGACCCAGTGGGCAGCCTGAAGCCGCACCTCCGCGCCAAGAACTCGGACCTGCTCACCTCTCCCGACGTGGGGCTCCTCAAGCTGGCGTCGCCCGAGCTGGAGCGCCTGATCATCCAGTCCAGCAACGGGCACATCACCACCACGCCGACCCCCACCCAGTTCCTGTGCCCCAAGAACGTGACCGACGAGCAGGAGGGTTTCGCCGAGGGCTTCGTGCGCGCCCTGGCCGAGTTGCACAGCCAAAACACACTGCCCAGCGTCACGTCCGCTGCACAGCCGGTTAGTGGGGCGGGCATGGTGGCCCCCGCTGTGGCCTCGGTGGCGGGCGGCAGTGGCAGCGGCGGCTTTAGTGCCAGCCTGCACAGCGAGCCGCCGGTCTACGCCAACCTCAGCAACTTCAACCCGAGCACGCTGAGCAGCGGAGGCACGGCGCCCTCCTATGGCGCGGCCGGCCTGGCCTTTCCCGCGCAGCCCCAGCAACAGCAGCCCCCGCCGCCGCCACAGCCGCAGCCACACCACCTGCCCCAGCAGATCCCGGTGCAGCACCCGCGGCTGCAGGCCCTGAAGGAGGAGCCCCAGACGGTGCCTGAGATGCCCGGCGAGACGCCACCCCTGTCCCCCATCGACATGGAGTCCCAGGAGCGGATCAAGGCGGAGAGGAAGCGTATGAGGAACCGCATTGCCGCCTCCAAGTGCCGGAAAAGGAAGCTGGAGCGAATTGCCCGGTTGGAGGAAAAAGTGAAAACCTTGAAAGCGCAGAACTCGGAGCTGGCGTCCACGGCCAACATGCTCAGGGAACAGGTGGCACAGCTGAAACAGAAAGTCATGAACCACGTTAACAGTGGGTGCCAACTCATGCTAACGCAGCAGTTGCAAACGTTCTGA